In the genome of Bryobacteraceae bacterium, one region contains:
- a CDS encoding SGNH/GDSL hydrolase family protein, with product MTRPLAALALAAIAAAQSPLLNTQQTFTHYTRILQLMDSTTAAVPGLARAAAPIIENTRAGLDSLRRTNRPQDGALNLDFINNTRAYLALADALPKPHPFPAEAEKQFVELRQALDRANAHFHAMLELKERQLRNPDRDNLARYREANATTQPPTPGQTRVVFLGDSITDGWRLNEYFPGKDYINRGISGQTTGQMLGRFQADVAAHKPAAMVLLAGTNDIARGVATEAIENNIAMIADLADRHGIKPILASILPVHDYNKERNPLYERSPQRPPETIRAINTWLQGFCRERKYVYLDYFTPTVDERGFLKQDLAEDGLHPNAAGYRSMAPLVEAAIAEALPPPPPPRPKRRGLFGRDKNQGQ from the coding sequence ATGACGCGCCCACTCGCCGCCCTTGCGCTTGCGGCCATCGCGGCCGCGCAGTCGCCGCTGCTCAACACGCAGCAGACCTTCACTCACTACACACGCATCCTGCAACTGATGGACTCGACGACGGCGGCCGTACCGGGCCTTGCGCGGGCGGCGGCTCCAATCATCGAGAACACGCGGGCCGGGCTCGATTCGCTGCGGCGCACGAACCGGCCGCAGGACGGAGCACTGAACCTCGATTTCATCAACAATACGCGCGCTTATCTCGCGCTGGCGGACGCGCTGCCGAAACCGCATCCGTTTCCGGCCGAAGCCGAGAAGCAGTTCGTGGAACTCCGCCAGGCGTTGGACCGCGCGAACGCGCATTTCCACGCGATGCTGGAGTTGAAGGAGCGGCAGCTTCGCAATCCGGATCGCGACAATCTGGCCCGCTACCGCGAAGCCAACGCCACGACGCAGCCGCCCACGCCGGGCCAGACGCGGGTGGTGTTCCTGGGCGATTCGATCACCGACGGCTGGCGGCTGAACGAGTATTTCCCCGGCAAGGATTACATCAATCGCGGGATCTCCGGCCAGACCACGGGACAGATGCTGGGCCGATTCCAGGCCGACGTGGCGGCGCACAAACCGGCGGCGATGGTGCTGCTGGCGGGCACCAACGATATCGCGAGGGGCGTGGCGACGGAAGCGATCGAGAACAACATCGCGATGATCGCGGATCTGGCGGACCGGCATGGGATCAAGCCGATTCTGGCGTCGATCCTCCCGGTCCACGACTACAACAAAGAGCGGAACCCATTGTACGAGCGGAGTCCGCAGCGGCCTCCGGAAACGATCCGCGCGATCAACACGTGGCTCCAGGGGTTCTGCCGCGAGCGCAAGTACGTCTACCTCGACTACTTCACGCCCACGGTGGACGAGCGCGGATTCCTGAAGCAGGATCTGGCTGAGGACGGATTGCATCCGAACGCCGCCGGGTATCGATCGATGGCGCCGCTGGTTGAGGCCGCCATCGCCGAGGCGCTGCCTCCGCCGCCGCCGCCGAGGCCGAAACGGCGGGGGCTGTTCGGCCGGGACAAAAACCAGGGACAATGA
- a CDS encoding nucleotidyltransferase domain-containing protein — protein MGAVFTPEDRERIREILLARAARDARISGAAITGSAALGRQDRWSDIDLAFGVDGQVDPVLTDWTAHMAEAHGSLHHVDVIAGEWTYRVFLLPGTLQVDLAFAPAAEFGSLAPGFRLVSGRARGERTMPGPAPAHLIGFGWLYAIHARTAIARGEAWQAEYMISGVRDHAMALACLRHGLPAMHGRGLDRLPNELRSSFEAALVRSLDTAELSRAFESAVDRLSAAIRLADPDLSVRLEPELQTMTRTAR, from the coding sequence ATGGGCGCCGTGTTCACCCCGGAAGATCGAGAGCGAATCCGCGAGATCCTCCTCGCGCGGGCGGCCCGCGACGCGCGCATCTCCGGCGCGGCCATTACCGGTTCCGCCGCACTGGGCCGTCAGGACCGCTGGTCCGATATCGACCTGGCTTTCGGCGTGGATGGCCAGGTCGACCCGGTGCTGACCGATTGGACCGCCCATATGGCCGAAGCGCACGGCTCTCTTCACCACGTCGACGTCATTGCCGGCGAGTGGACCTACCGCGTCTTCCTGCTGCCGGGAACGCTTCAGGTGGATCTCGCCTTCGCGCCCGCCGCCGAATTCGGCTCCCTTGCTCCGGGTTTTCGGCTGGTGAGCGGCCGCGCGCGCGGAGAGCGCACCATGCCGGGGCCGGCCCCGGCGCATCTCATCGGTTTCGGCTGGCTCTACGCGATACACGCACGCACCGCGATCGCTCGCGGCGAGGCCTGGCAGGCCGAATACATGATCAGCGGCGTTCGCGATCACGCCATGGCGCTCGCCTGCTTGCGCCACGGACTCCCCGCCATGCACGGACGGGGACTCGACCGTCTGCCGAATGAGCTCCGCTCAAGTTTCGAAGCGGCCCTGGTACGATCTCTTGACACTGCTGAGTTGTCTCGAGCGTTTGAATCTGCGGTGGACCGGCTGAGCGCCGCAATCCGGCTGGCAGATCCGGACTTGTCGGTGCGCCTGGAGCCGGAACTCCAGACTATGACACGGACGGCAAGGTAG
- a CDS encoding CvpA family protein, with the protein MNWLDLILSIVIFASVAAGLMRGLVRTVVGLGTTAAAVVLAAWLYGSAGSFFLEYVSHKTVAYFLGFGIVFGSVLATGAILGYLLARLMRWAGLGWLDRILGGVIGLGRAWLVCAALVLGMCAFTRNPPPQAVTHSRIAPYVLEVSNVVASVAPAELRAGFRVSYERVKGLWKQVLKQVPATL; encoded by the coding sequence GTGAATTGGCTCGACCTCATTCTGTCCATCGTCATCTTCGCTTCGGTCGCCGCCGGCCTGATGCGCGGCTTGGTCCGCACGGTGGTGGGGCTCGGCACAACCGCCGCCGCCGTCGTTCTCGCCGCGTGGCTCTACGGTTCCGCGGGATCGTTCTTCCTCGAATACGTCAGTCACAAGACGGTGGCATACTTTCTCGGTTTTGGCATCGTGTTCGGCTCCGTGCTCGCCACCGGCGCGATCCTCGGCTATCTGCTCGCGCGACTCATGCGATGGGCCGGGCTCGGTTGGCTGGACCGGATTCTCGGCGGAGTCATCGGGCTCGGCCGCGCGTGGCTTGTCTGCGCCGCGCTTGTCCTGGGGATGTGTGCCTTTACGCGAAATCCGCCTCCGCAAGCGGTGACCCACAGCCGAATCGCGCCATACGTGCTGGAGGTGTCGAACGTTGTCGCATCGGTGGCGCCGGCCGAGTTGCGCGCGGGATTCAGAGTGAGCTACGAGAGGGTAAAGGGACTTTGGAAGCAGGTTCTCAAGCAGGTTCCAGCCACGCTCTAG
- a CDS encoding HAD-IA family hydrolase has protein sequence MEAGSQAGSSHALASANLLIFDLDGTLIDSELDLVKSVNATRAHMEMTPLDPALIASYVGNGAPVLIARSLAKDVDDPLVVRGLEFFLAYYREHMLDHTDLYPGVREALDAFHAAGKRMAVLTNKPVRFSQEIVAGLGLRDHFLRVYGGNSFEFKKPHPIGIQTIMGEAGAAPAQTVMVGDSAVDIRTARAAGVFACGVSFGFQPETFVEHPPDLVVDDLRELVRLVLG, from the coding sequence TTGGAAGCAGGTTCTCAAGCAGGTTCCAGCCACGCTCTAGCGTCGGCGAATCTGCTGATTTTCGACTTGGACGGGACGCTCATCGACTCCGAACTGGACCTGGTGAAGTCCGTTAACGCTACGCGCGCGCACATGGAGATGACTCCGCTCGATCCCGCGCTGATCGCCTCCTACGTCGGCAACGGAGCGCCGGTGCTCATCGCCCGTTCGCTCGCCAAGGATGTGGACGATCCACTGGTTGTCCGCGGGCTCGAGTTCTTCCTCGCCTACTACCGCGAGCATATGCTCGATCACACGGACCTCTATCCCGGCGTGCGCGAGGCGCTCGACGCCTTCCACGCCGCAGGCAAGCGCATGGCCGTGCTGACCAATAAACCCGTGCGCTTCAGCCAGGAGATCGTTGCCGGCCTCGGCCTTCGCGATCATTTCCTGCGCGTCTACGGCGGCAACAGCTTCGAGTTCAAGAAACCCCACCCCATCGGCATCCAGACGATCATGGGCGAAGCCGGCGCCGCGCCGGCCCAGACCGTGATGGTGGGCGACTCCGCCGTCGACATCCGCACCGCTCGCGCCGCCGGTGTCTTTGCCTGCGGAGTCAGCTTCGGGTTTCAGCCAGAGACGTTCGTCGAGCACCCGCCGGATCTCGTCGTCGACGACCTGCGCGAACTCGTCCGGCTCGTCTTGGGCTGA
- a CDS encoding phosphoribosylaminoimidazolesuccinocarboxamide synthase: MPGILLETNLPGVPLVARGKVRDNYAVGDDRLLIVATDRISAFDYILGSGIPDKGRVLTQISIFWFDFLKDLVPTHFLTADVGEYPDPLPRFRDQLEGRSMLVRRARMIDVECVARGYLSGSGWKDYKRTGAVCGIALPAGLVESDRLPEPLFTPATKAQSGHDENIPIEEVAASIGHELAGRLRELTLAIYQKASAYAATRGLILADTKFEFGFLGDQLVLADEVLTPDSSRFWPAGAYEPGRPQMSFDKQFVRDYLEKDLKWNKQPPAPSLPEEVQRRTSEKYREAFERLTGRAL, translated from the coding sequence TTGCCCGGTATCTTGCTTGAAACCAACCTGCCCGGCGTGCCGTTGGTCGCACGCGGCAAAGTCCGCGACAACTACGCGGTGGGAGACGATCGCCTGCTCATCGTCGCCACCGATCGCATCTCGGCCTTCGACTATATTCTCGGTTCCGGCATCCCCGACAAGGGCCGCGTCCTCACCCAGATATCGATCTTCTGGTTCGATTTCCTCAAGGACCTCGTCCCCACGCACTTCCTCACCGCCGACGTCGGCGAATATCCGGACCCGCTTCCGCGATTCCGCGATCAGCTCGAAGGGCGCTCCATGCTCGTGCGCCGCGCCCGCATGATCGACGTCGAATGCGTCGCGCGAGGTTATCTCTCAGGATCCGGCTGGAAGGACTACAAACGCACCGGCGCCGTTTGCGGCATCGCGCTGCCAGCCGGACTCGTCGAAAGCGACCGGCTCCCCGAGCCCCTGTTCACTCCGGCCACCAAAGCTCAGAGCGGTCACGACGAAAATATCCCGATCGAGGAAGTCGCGGCGTCCATCGGTCACGAACTCGCCGGCCGCCTCCGCGAACTCACCCTCGCCATCTACCAAAAGGCGTCCGCCTACGCCGCCACGCGCGGCCTCATCCTCGCCGACACCAAGTTTGAGTTCGGCTTCCTCGGCGACCAACTCGTCCTTGCCGACGAGGTGCTGACGCCCGATTCGTCCCGCTTCTGGCCGGCCGGCGCATACGAGCCCGGACGCCCGCAGATGTCGTTCGACAAACAGTTCGTTCGCGACTATCTCGAGAAAGATCTGAAGTGGAACAAGCAGCCGCCCGCGCCGTCGCTCCCCGAAGAGGTCCAGCGGCGAACGAGCGAAAAATACCGCGAGGCGTTTGAGAGGCTCACGGGACGCGCGCTGTGA